From the Heliangelus exortis chromosome 14, bHelExo1.hap1, whole genome shotgun sequence genome, one window contains:
- the SLITRK2 gene encoding SLIT and NTRK-like protein 2, with translation MLKGVWLLSLLTVAGISQTESRKSAKDICSKSRCPCEEKENVLNINCENKGFTTVSLLLPPPSKIYQLFLNGNALTRLFPNEFVNYSNAVTLHLGNNDMQEIRTGAFSGLRTLKRLHLNNNKLEVLKEDTFLGLESLEYLQADYNYISAIEAGAFSKLNKLKVLILNDNLLLSLPSNVFRFVLLTHLDLRGNRLKMMPFAGVLEHIGGIMEIQLEENPWNCTCDLLPLKAWLDTITVFVGEIVCETPFRLHGKDVTQLTRQDLCPRKSSSDSNQKEKHPALSDPHISRLSPTVNSAINPTRAPKASRPPKTRNRPTPRVTVSKDRQIFGPIMVYQTKSPVPITCPAGCICTSQSSDNGLNVNCQEKKLSNISDLLPRPTSPKKLYLTSNYLQVIYRTDLIEYSSLDLLHLGNNRIAVIQEGAFTNLTSLRRLYLNGNYLEILYPSMFTGLHSLQYLYLEYNVIKEILPCTFDALSNLHLLFLNNNLLRFLPDSIFGSTSLTRLNLRNNHFSHLPVRGVLDKLSALIQIDLQENPWDCTCDILELRNWIERVTDQNSQQSNPPVVINEVICESPTKHSGEHLKFLSKEAICPENPNLSDSSLLSMNQNTDTPHLPGVLPSSYPEIHTEVPLSVLILGLLVVFILSVCFGAGLFVFVLKRRKGVQSMPSSANNLDISSFQLQYGSYNSEMHNKTEGHVYNYIPPPVGQMCQNPIYMQKEGDPVAYYRNLHEFSYSSLDHKKEDPTSLAFTISAAELLGKQPSPREPELLYQNIAERVKELPTGGLVHYNFCTLPKRQFAPSYESRRQNQDRINKTVLYGTPRKYFAEQSKPEHPLLQGKLQTEPDYLEVLEKQTAISQL, from the coding sequence ATGCTGAAGGGTGTTTGGTTGCTCAGTTTGTTAACAGTGGCTGGGATTTCGCAGACAGAGAGTCGCAAATCTGCCAAAGACATTTGCAGCAAGAGCCGCTGCCCTTGTGAGGAGAAGGAGAATGTACTGAACATTAACTGTGAAAACAAAGGATTTACAACTGtcagcctcctcctgcccccgCCATCCAAGATCTACCAGCTGTTTCTCAACGGGAACGCGCTGACCCGCTTGTTCCCCAATGAGTTTGTCAACTACTCCAATGCTGTGACCCTCCACTTGGGCAACAACGACATGCAGGAGATCCGCACAGGGGCCTTCAGCGGCCTCCGCACCCTCAAGAGACTGCATCTCAATAACAATAagctggaagtgctgaaggagGACACGTTCTTGGGTTTGGAGAGTCTGGAGTACCTGCAGGCTGACTACAATTACATCAGTGCCATCGAGGCAGGGGCCTTCAGCAAGCTAAACAAGCTGAAGGTGCTGATTCTCAATGACAAcctcctgctgtccctgcccagcaaTGTCTTCCGCTTTGTGCTTCTCACACACCTGGACCTGCGGGGAAACCGTCTGAAAATGATGCCTTTTGCTGGTGTGCTGGAGCACATTGGAGGCATCATGGAAATCCAGCTGGAGGAAAACCCTTGGAACTGCACCTGTGACTTGCTGCCACTCAAGGCCTGGCTAGACACCATCACTGTGTTTGTGGGTGAGATAGTCTGTGAAACACCCTTCAGGCTTCATGGGAAAGATGTGACCCAGCTCACCAGGCAAGACCTCTGCCCAAGGAAAAGCTCCAGTGATtcaaaccagaaggaaaaacacCCTGCCCTTTCAGACCCACACATCTCAAGGCTATCGCCCACAGTCAACTCTGCCATCAACCCCACCAGAGCCCCAAAAGCCAGCAGACCACCCAAAACTAGGAACCGTCCCACACCTCGTGTCACTGTGTCGAAAGACAGACAAATATTTGGACCTATCATGGTTTACCAGACAAAGTCACCTGTGCCCATCACCTGCCCAGCTGGCTGCATCTGTACTTCACAGAGCTCAGACAATGGCTTGAATGTGAACTGCCAAGAGAAAAAGCTAAGTAACATCTCTGATCTCCTCCCTAGGCCAACCAGTCCAAAGAAACTTTACCTTACCAGTAACTATCTGCAAGTCATTTATAGAACTGATCTCATAGAGTACAGCTCTCTGGATTTGTTACATCTAGGAAATAATAGAATTGCAGTGATACAAGAAGGTGCCTTTACAAACCTCACAAGTTTACGTAGACTTTATCTTAATGGCAACTACCTGGAGATTCTCTACCCATCTATGTTCACCGGGCTGCACAGCCTGCAATATCTCTACCTAGAGTACAATGTCATTAAGGAGATCCTGCCATGCACCTTTGATGCTCTGAGTAATCTTCATCTGTTATTTCTCAATAATAACTTGCTCAGATTCTTGCCTGACAGCATCTTTGGCAGCACTTCCCTCACCAGACTCAACCTGAGAAACAACCATTTCTCACATTTGCCTGTGAGGGGAGTCTTGGACAAGCTCTCAGCTCTAATTCAGATAGACCTCCAGGAGAACCCTTGGGACTGCACGTGTGACATCCTGGAGCTGAGGAACTGGATAGAACGAGTCACTGACCAGAACAGCCAGCAGTCAAATCCCCCTGTAGTTATCAATGAGGTCATATGCGAGTCTCCCACCAAGCACTCTGGAGAGCACCTGAAATTCCTCAGCAAAGAGGCCATCTGTCCAGAGAACCCCAATTTGTCAgattcttctctcctctccatgAACCAGAACACCGATACACCCCATCTCCCTGGTGTCTTGCCCAGCTCCTACCCAGAAATACACACTGAAGTTCCGCTGTCTGTCTTAATTTTGGGCTTGCTGgttgtgtttattttgtcaGTCTGTTTTGGGGCAGGCCTGTTTGTCTTTGTCCTTAAACGCCGGAAAGGGGTGCAAAGCATGCCCAGTAGTGCAAACAACTTAGATATAAGTTCATTTCAGCTCCAGTATGGCTCTTACAACAGTGAGATGCACAATAAAACTGAAGGGCATGTTTATAACTACATTCCCCCTCCTGTTGGACAGATGTGCCAAAACCCAATCTACATGCAAAAGGAAGGGGATCCGGTTGCCTATTACAGGAATCTCCATGAGTTCAGCTATAGCAGTCTTGACCACAAAAAAGAAGACCCCACCAGTCTGGCATTTACAATCAGTGCAGCTGAATTACTGGGAAAGCAGCCCTCGCCAAGAGAACCAGAGCTTCTCTATCAAAATATTGCAGAAAGGGTCAAGGAACTCCCCACGGGAGGATTAGTTCATTATAACTTTTGCACCTTACCCAAAAGGCAGTTTGCCCCTTCATATGAATCAAGACGCCAAAACCAGGACAGgataaataaaactgttttatATGGAACTCCCAGGAAATATTTTGCGGAACAGTCTAAACCTGAGCATCCTTTACTCCAAGGAAAGCTACAAACAGAACCAGACTACCTCGAAgttctggaaaaacaaactgcaaTCAGTCAGCTGTga